One segment of Radiobacillus kanasensis DNA contains the following:
- a CDS encoding class I SAM-dependent methyltransferase, producing MSDHYYSEQPHSTSDPKTWKYELKGHVFTFTSDHGVFSKNEVDFGSRTLIDAFQVSEEPGEILDLGCGYGPIGLSLAKSHLDRSFILSDINQRAVELARLNAHNNQVHNVEVIQSNRLEAFKEKKFSSILINPPIRAGKPLIFQMYEDSYRALVPKGQLWVVIQKKQGAPSTKDKLEELFGEVELVTKDKGYFIFCAEKTE from the coding sequence ATGTCCGATCATTACTACTCAGAACAGCCTCATTCCACCAGTGATCCAAAAACGTGGAAGTATGAATTAAAAGGTCATGTTTTCACCTTTACAAGTGATCACGGTGTATTCTCGAAAAATGAAGTCGACTTTGGTTCCAGAACATTAATCGACGCTTTTCAAGTGTCGGAAGAACCTGGGGAAATATTAGACCTGGGATGTGGATATGGACCAATCGGACTCTCCTTAGCAAAATCTCATCTAGATCGATCCTTTATTTTATCCGATATAAACCAACGAGCTGTTGAGTTAGCTCGATTAAATGCTCATAATAACCAAGTGCATAATGTAGAAGTCATCCAGAGTAATCGGTTAGAAGCATTTAAAGAAAAGAAGTTTTCTAGTATTTTGATTAATCCTCCGATTCGAGCAGGAAAACCGTTGATTTTTCAAATGTACGAAGATAGTTATCGTGCTCTAGTTCCGAAAGGGCAGCTCTGGGTTGTCATCCAGAAGAAACAAGGAGCACCCTCTACGAAAGATAAATTAGAGGAGCTATTTGGCGAGGTGGAACTGGTAACAAAAGATAAAGGGTATTTTATTTTTTGTGCAGAAAAAACAGAATAA
- the rpoB gene encoding DNA-directed RNA polymerase subunit beta, producing the protein MTGQLVQYGRHRQRRSYARISEVLELPNLIEIQTASYEWFLEEGLREMFQDISPIEDFTGNLSLEFVDYSLGEPKYPVDESKERDVTYNAPLRVKVRLLNNETGEVKEQEVFMGDFPLMTDTGTFIINGAERVIVSQLVRSPSVYFSKKIDKNGKRGYTATVIPNRGAWLEFETDAKDVVHVRIDRTRKLPITVLLRALGFGTDQEIIDLIGENEYLRNTLEKDNTENSEKALLEIYERLRPGEPPTVENAKSLLVSRFFDPKRYDLAHVGRYKINKKLHIKNRLFNQTLAETLADPETGEVLAQKGDKIDRRLLNKLIPYLEGEENNFGEEILEPHEGVLEDQIKIQSIKIVDPTDPEGEKTLNVIGNANVEKSVKNIAPADILSAISYFFNILHQVGDTDDIDHLGNRRLRSVGELLQNQFRIGLSRMERVVRERMSIQDTSSITPQQLINIRPVIASIKEFFGSSQLSQFMDQTNPLAELTHKRRLSALGPGGLTRERAGFEVRDVHYSHYGRMCPIETPEGPNIGLINSLSSYAKVNTFGFIETPYRRVDPETGKVTEQIDYLTADEEDNYVVAQANARLSDDLSFVDEEVIARFRGENTVVPRDRLDYMDVSPKQVVSAATACIPFLENDDSNRALMGANMQRQAVPLMKPEAPIVGTGMEYVSGKDSGAAVICRHEGIVERVEAKEIHVRRVSEVDGKQVKGDVDRYRLQKFIRSNQGTCYNQRPIISLGDHVVKGEILADGPSMEDGELALGRNVLVGFMTWEGYNYEDAIIMSERLVKDDVYTSIHIEEYESEARDTKLGPEEITRDIPNVGEEALRDLDERGIIRVGAEVSDGDLLVGKVTPKGVTELSAEERLLHAIFGEKAREVRDTSLRVPHGAGGIVLDVKIFNREDGDELPPGVNQLVRVYIVQKRKIHEGDKMAGRHGNKGVISKILPEEDMPFLPDGTPIDIMLNPLGVPSRMNIGQVFELHLGMAARALGIHVASPVFDGAREEDVWETLEEAGMPRDAKTILYDGRTGDPFDNRVSVGVMYMIKLAHMVDDKLHARSTGPYSLVTQQPLGGKAQFGGQRFGEMEVWALEAYGAAYTLQEILTVKSDDVVGRVKTYEAIVKGDNVPEPGIPESFKVLIKELQSLGMDVKMLSADEQEIELRDIEEDENQSADKLNLEVEEGQM; encoded by the coding sequence TTGACAGGTCAACTAGTTCAGTATGGACGACACCGCCAACGTAGAAGTTATGCACGCATCAGTGAAGTACTTGAGTTACCGAATCTTATCGAGATTCAGACCGCTTCTTACGAATGGTTTTTAGAAGAAGGTTTGAGAGAAATGTTCCAGGATATTTCTCCAATCGAGGATTTTACAGGTAATTTATCTTTGGAGTTCGTAGATTATAGTCTAGGAGAACCGAAGTATCCTGTAGATGAATCAAAAGAAAGAGATGTTACTTATAACGCTCCTCTTCGTGTAAAAGTTCGCCTTCTTAACAATGAAACGGGCGAAGTAAAAGAACAAGAAGTCTTTATGGGGGATTTCCCATTAATGACGGACACTGGAACCTTTATTATTAATGGTGCAGAACGTGTCATCGTTTCTCAGTTAGTCCGCTCTCCAAGCGTGTACTTCAGTAAAAAAATTGACAAAAATGGGAAACGCGGTTATACAGCAACTGTTATCCCTAACCGAGGTGCTTGGTTAGAGTTTGAAACAGATGCTAAAGATGTTGTGCACGTTCGTATTGATCGTACACGTAAATTGCCAATCACTGTTCTATTAAGAGCACTTGGTTTTGGTACAGATCAAGAGATTATTGATTTGATTGGTGAAAATGAATACTTAAGAAACACGTTAGAAAAAGATAACACGGAGAATAGCGAGAAAGCCTTACTAGAGATTTATGAGCGTCTACGTCCTGGTGAACCACCAACTGTTGAGAACGCCAAAAGCTTACTCGTATCAAGATTCTTTGACCCTAAACGTTATGATTTAGCGCATGTAGGTCGCTATAAAATAAATAAAAAGCTTCATATAAAGAATCGTTTATTTAATCAAACGCTTGCAGAAACCCTTGCGGATCCGGAAACGGGTGAGGTGTTAGCGCAAAAAGGTGATAAAATTGATCGCCGTTTGTTAAATAAACTAATCCCTTACTTGGAAGGGGAAGAAAACAATTTTGGTGAAGAGATTCTGGAGCCTCACGAAGGTGTATTAGAGGATCAAATTAAGATTCAATCCATCAAAATTGTCGATCCTACTGATCCAGAAGGAGAAAAAACGTTAAACGTTATCGGTAACGCCAATGTGGAAAAAAGTGTGAAGAATATTGCGCCAGCAGACATTCTATCTGCGATTAGCTATTTCTTTAACATTTTACACCAAGTTGGTGATACAGATGATATCGACCACTTAGGTAACCGTCGTCTGCGTTCTGTAGGGGAATTGTTACAAAATCAATTCCGTATTGGTTTGTCCAGAATGGAGCGCGTGGTACGTGAAAGAATGTCTATTCAGGATACTTCTTCCATTACACCACAACAATTAATCAATATTAGACCAGTTATTGCATCGATTAAAGAGTTTTTCGGAAGCTCTCAATTATCTCAATTTATGGACCAAACAAATCCGTTAGCGGAGTTAACGCACAAACGTCGTCTATCTGCATTGGGACCTGGTGGTTTAACGCGTGAACGTGCTGGGTTTGAAGTTCGTGACGTTCACTATTCTCACTACGGCCGTATGTGTCCAATTGAGACGCCAGAGGGACCAAACATTGGGTTAATTAACTCATTATCCTCTTATGCAAAAGTAAATACATTTGGGTTTATCGAAACACCTTATCGTCGTGTCGATCCAGAAACTGGTAAAGTAACCGAACAAATTGATTACTTAACAGCCGATGAAGAGGATAACTATGTCGTAGCACAAGCGAATGCTAGATTATCAGATGATCTATCTTTCGTGGATGAAGAAGTTATCGCTCGTTTCCGTGGGGAAAACACCGTTGTTCCTCGTGATCGCCTTGATTATATGGACGTTTCTCCTAAGCAAGTAGTATCTGCGGCGACAGCTTGTATTCCGTTCTTGGAAAACGATGACTCCAATCGTGCCTTGATGGGTGCGAACATGCAACGTCAAGCGGTACCGTTGATGAAACCAGAAGCTCCAATTGTTGGAACAGGTATGGAATACGTATCTGGAAAAGACTCTGGTGCAGCTGTTATATGTAGACATGAAGGTATCGTGGAACGTGTGGAAGCGAAAGAAATTCATGTGAGAAGAGTGTCAGAAGTAGATGGTAAGCAAGTCAAAGGTGATGTTGATCGCTATCGTTTACAAAAGTTCATCCGTTCGAACCAAGGTACATGTTACAACCAACGTCCAATTATCAGCCTAGGCGACCATGTGGTAAAAGGGGAAATTTTAGCCGATGGCCCTTCGATGGAAGATGGGGAGCTTGCGTTAGGACGTAACGTTCTAGTTGGCTTTATGACTTGGGAAGGCTATAACTACGAGGATGCGATCATCATGAGTGAGCGTCTCGTTAAAGATGATGTGTACACATCTATTCATATTGAAGAATATGAATCAGAAGCTAGAGATACGAAGCTTGGACCGGAAGAAATCACACGTGATATTCCGAATGTTGGGGAAGAAGCATTACGTGACCTAGACGAACGTGGAATTATCCGTGTCGGTGCAGAAGTAAGCGATGGAGATTTGCTAGTAGGGAAAGTAACGCCAAAAGGGGTAACCGAACTATCTGCAGAAGAGCGTCTCCTTCACGCTATTTTCGGAGAGAAAGCAAGAGAAGTAAGAGATACTTCTTTACGCGTTCCTCACGGGGCGGGTGGTATCGTATTAGATGTTAAGATCTTTAACCGTGAAGACGGAGATGAGCTTCCGCCAGGTGTAAACCAACTCGTTCGTGTTTATATCGTACAAAAACGTAAGATTCACGAAGGAGATAAAATGGCTGGACGTCACGGTAACAAAGGGGTTATCTCCAAGATTTTACCAGAAGAAGATATGCCTTTCTTACCAGATGGAACACCTATTGATATCATGTTGAATCCGCTAGGGGTACCGTCCCGTATGAATATCGGACAGGTATTTGAATTACACCTAGGTATGGCTGCTCGTGCTCTTGGAATTCATGTTGCATCTCCTGTATTTGATGGTGCTCGTGAAGAAGATGTTTGGGAAACACTTGAAGAAGCTGGTATGCCAAGAGATGCGAAAACAATTCTGTATGACGGCAGAACAGGAGATCCATTCGACAACCGTGTATCCGTTGGGGTCATGTATATGATCAAACTAGCACACATGGTTGACGATAAACTTCACGCTCGTTCAACAGGTCCATACTCTCTTGTTACACAACAACCACTTGGTGGTAAAGCACAATTCGGTGGTCAACGTTTCGGGGAGATGGAGGTATGGGCACTAGAAGCTTACGGTGCAGCGTACACTTTGCAAGAAATTCTTACCGTGAAGTCGGATGACGTCGTAGGACGTGTGAAAACGTACGAGGCGATTGTAAAAGGAGATAACGTTCCAGAGCCTGGAATTCCTGAATCGTTCAAAGTATTAATCAAAGAACTTCAAAGTTTAGGTATGGACGTTAAAATGCTATCTGCAGATGAACAAGAAATTGAACTCCGTGATATCGAAGAAGACGAAAATCAATCAGCAGATAAGTTGAACTTAGAAGTAGAAGAAGGTCAAATGTAA
- the rpoC gene encoding DNA-directed RNA polymerase subunit beta': MLDVNNFEFMKIGLASPDKIRSWSFGEVKKPETINYRTLKPEKDGLFCERIFGPQKDWECHCGKYKRVRYKGVVCDRCGVEVTKAKVRRERMGHIELAAPVSHIWYFKGIPSRMGLVLDMSPRALEEVIYFAAYIVTDSGDTALEKKQLLSEKEYRAYRDKYGQSFQAQMGAEAIRKLLQDIDLDKEVGLLKEELKTAQGQRRTRAIKRLEVLEAFRNSGNEPSWMILDVLPIIPPELRPMVQLDGGRFATSDLNDLYRRVINRNNRLKRLLDLGAPSIIVQNEKRMLQEAVDALIDNGRRGRPVTGPGNRPLKSLSHMLKGKQGRFRQNLLGKRVDYSGRSVIVVGPHLKMYQCGLPKEMAVELFKPFIMKELVAKGLAHNIKSAKRKIERLHPEVWDVLEEVIKEHPVLLNRAPTLHRLGIQAFEPTLVEGRAIRLHPLVCTAYNADFDGDQMAVHVPLSAEAQAEARILMLAAQNILNPKDGKPVVTPSQDMVLGNYYVTLEREGAVGEGMVFKDLNEALIAYQNGYVHLHTRIAVDASSLGNVTFTEEQSKKLLLTTVGKLIFNETLPSSFPYMNEPTQANLEVKTPEHYFVEKGTNIREEIAKREIIPPFKKGILGNIIAEVFKRFKISETSKMLDRMKDLGFSYSTKAGITVGVSDIVVLADKQVILEEAQTKVDKVLKQFRRGLITEEERYDRVIAIWSKAKDDIQEKLMKSLNPRNPIFMMSDSGARGNASNFTQLAGMRGLMANPAGRIIELPIKSSFREGLTVLEYFISTHGARKGLADTALKTADSGYLTRRLVDVAQDVIVREEDCGTDRGLTVQSIKEGTEMIEPLIDRLIGRTSFQTIYHPETKELLAERNEVITEDKAKQIVDAGIEQLMIRSVFTCNTKHGVCKKCYGRNLATGDEVEVGEAVGIIAAQSIGEPGTQLTMRTFHTGGVAGDDITQGLPRIQELFEARNPKGQAVISELYGTVQDINEVKDKQEIVVQGAVETKSYTAPYGARVKVTIGDEVIAGQELTEGSVDPKELLKIQGIDGVQEYLLKEVQKVYRMQGVEIGDKHVEVMVRQMLRKVRVADAGDTEVLPGSLLEIHQFRDANKEVLLQGNQPAVGRPVLLGITKASLETDSFLSAASFQETTRVLTDAAIKGKRDELLGLKENVIIGKLVPAGTGMQKYRKITAKTDEPVDEVIEPNFTEEITQ; this comes from the coding sequence TTGTTAGATGTTAATAATTTTGAATTTATGAAAATTGGTTTAGCTTCACCGGATAAAATCCGTTCATGGTCTTTTGGTGAAGTCAAAAAACCAGAAACAATCAACTATCGTACACTAAAGCCGGAAAAAGATGGTCTATTCTGCGAAAGAATTTTCGGACCGCAAAAGGACTGGGAATGTCACTGTGGTAAATACAAACGCGTGCGCTATAAAGGCGTTGTTTGTGACCGTTGTGGGGTAGAAGTAACAAAAGCAAAAGTACGTCGTGAGCGTATGGGGCACATTGAGCTTGCTGCCCCTGTCTCTCATATCTGGTATTTTAAAGGTATCCCTAGTCGTATGGGTCTTGTACTTGATATGTCTCCAAGAGCTTTAGAAGAAGTTATTTATTTTGCGGCATATATCGTAACAGACTCAGGAGATACAGCACTCGAGAAGAAACAGCTTCTTTCTGAAAAAGAGTATCGTGCTTATCGCGACAAATATGGCCAATCGTTCCAAGCTCAAATGGGAGCAGAAGCGATTCGTAAGCTTCTTCAAGATATCGATCTTGATAAAGAAGTAGGGTTGCTAAAAGAAGAACTGAAAACGGCTCAAGGACAAAGAAGAACACGTGCGATTAAACGTCTAGAAGTATTAGAAGCATTCCGTAATTCGGGGAATGAGCCTTCTTGGATGATTCTTGATGTACTTCCAATCATTCCACCTGAACTACGTCCTATGGTTCAGTTAGATGGTGGAAGATTCGCAACATCTGACTTAAATGATTTATATCGTCGTGTTATAAACCGTAATAACCGTTTGAAACGTTTATTAGATCTTGGAGCACCTAGCATTATCGTGCAAAACGAAAAGCGTATGCTTCAAGAAGCGGTAGATGCATTGATTGATAACGGTCGTCGTGGACGTCCTGTTACAGGGCCGGGTAACCGTCCGTTGAAATCTTTATCTCACATGCTAAAAGGAAAACAAGGTCGTTTCCGTCAAAACCTATTAGGTAAACGTGTAGACTATTCTGGTCGTTCCGTTATCGTTGTAGGTCCACACTTGAAAATGTATCAATGTGGTCTGCCAAAAGAAATGGCAGTCGAACTATTCAAACCGTTTATTATGAAAGAGCTAGTAGCGAAAGGCCTTGCTCATAACATTAAATCGGCAAAACGCAAGATCGAACGGTTACACCCAGAAGTTTGGGATGTATTAGAAGAAGTAATCAAGGAGCACCCTGTATTACTAAACCGCGCCCCTACGCTTCACCGTTTAGGGATCCAAGCGTTTGAGCCAACGTTGGTAGAAGGACGTGCTATTCGCCTTCACCCATTAGTATGTACGGCATATAACGCCGACTTTGATGGAGACCAAATGGCTGTACACGTTCCATTATCTGCGGAAGCACAAGCTGAAGCTAGAATTCTTATGCTGGCTGCACAAAACATCTTAAATCCGAAAGATGGTAAACCAGTTGTAACACCATCACAGGATATGGTATTGGGGAACTACTATGTAACCCTAGAACGTGAAGGTGCAGTTGGCGAAGGTATGGTATTCAAGGATTTAAATGAAGCCTTGATTGCTTACCAAAATGGTTACGTACACTTGCATACTCGTATTGCGGTAGACGCAAGTTCCTTAGGAAATGTAACGTTTACTGAAGAGCAATCTAAAAAACTGTTGCTTACAACGGTTGGTAAACTTATTTTCAACGAAACGTTACCTAGCTCTTTCCCTTACATGAATGAGCCAACACAAGCAAATCTGGAAGTGAAAACACCAGAACATTACTTTGTTGAAAAAGGCACAAACATTAGAGAAGAGATTGCCAAGCGAGAGATTATCCCTCCATTCAAGAAGGGTATCTTAGGTAACATTATCGCAGAGGTATTTAAACGATTTAAGATTAGTGAAACATCGAAAATGCTTGACCGTATGAAAGACTTAGGCTTTAGCTACTCTACGAAAGCGGGTATTACGGTTGGGGTATCTGATATCGTCGTATTAGCCGATAAACAAGTTATCCTAGAGGAAGCGCAAACGAAAGTAGATAAAGTGTTGAAACAATTCCGTCGTGGTTTGATTACGGAAGAAGAGCGTTATGATCGTGTTATCGCTATCTGGTCGAAGGCGAAAGACGATATTCAAGAAAAACTAATGAAATCACTAAACCCACGTAACCCTATCTTTATGATGAGTGACTCTGGAGCTCGTGGTAACGCATCTAACTTTACACAGCTAGCTGGTATGCGTGGTCTAATGGCCAACCCGGCTGGTCGAATCATTGAGTTACCGATCAAGTCTAGTTTCCGTGAAGGTTTAACGGTATTAGAGTACTTTATTTCTACTCACGGTGCTCGTAAAGGTCTAGCGGATACAGCCTTGAAAACAGCCGATTCTGGTTACTTAACTCGTAGACTAGTTGATGTTGCTCAAGACGTAATCGTGCGTGAAGAAGATTGTGGTACAGATAGAGGTCTTACTGTTCAATCGATTAAAGAAGGAACAGAAATGATCGAGCCGCTAATCGATCGACTCATTGGTAGAACGTCCTTCCAGACGATTTATCATCCAGAGACGAAAGAATTGCTTGCTGAACGTAACGAAGTGATTACAGAGGATAAAGCAAAACAAATTGTCGATGCGGGAATTGAGCAGCTTATGATACGCTCTGTCTTCACCTGTAATACGAAGCATGGTGTATGTAAGAAATGTTACGGACGTAACTTGGCAACTGGTGACGAGGTAGAAGTAGGAGAAGCGGTTGGTATTATCGCAGCACAATCCATCGGAGAACCAGGTACACAGCTTACTATGCGTACGTTCCACACCGGTGGGGTAGCTGGAGATGATATCACACAAGGTTTACCGCGTATCCAAGAGCTATTTGAAGCTCGTAATCCGAAAGGTCAGGCTGTTATTAGTGAACTCTACGGTACCGTTCAGGACATCAACGAAGTGAAAGACAAACAAGAAATTGTTGTCCAAGGTGCAGTGGAAACAAAATCTTATACAGCTCCATACGGCGCGCGAGTAAAAGTTACTATTGGTGATGAGGTTATTGCGGGTCAAGAACTAACAGAAGGTTCTGTAGATCCAAAAGAACTATTAAAAATCCAAGGTATCGATGGTGTGCAAGAATACCTACTCAAAGAAGTACAAAAAGTTTACCGTATGCAAGGGGTAGAAATTGGAGATAAGCACGTCGAAGTTATGGTAAGACAAATGCTTCGTAAAGTACGTGTTGCAGATGCTGGGGATACAGAAGTATTACCAGGCTCTCTACTGGAAATTCACCAATTCCGAGATGCGAACAAGGAAGTGTTGTTACAAGGTAACCAACCAGCTGTTGGTCGTCCAGTACTTCTTGGTATCACGAAAGCATCTCTCGAAACAGATTCCTTCTTGTCCGCTGCTTCCTTCCAAGAAACTACTCGTGTCTTGACAGATGCAGCAATTAAAGGAAAACGTGACGAACTCCTTGGACTGAAAGAGAATGTAATTATTGGTAAGTTGGTTCCTGCCGGCACAGGTATGCAAAAATACCGCAAGATTACGGCTAAGACAGATGAGCCAGTAGATGAAGTAATTGAACCAAATTTCACAGAAGAGATTACACAGTAG
- a CDS encoding 50S ribosomal protein L7ae-like protein: MSYDKVAQVKTGLIIGTKQTLKAMKNGEVSEVVIADDADQHITSNVSRLAKELNIPCTRVDSMKKLGAACGIDVGTATVAIKQ, from the coding sequence ATGTCTTATGATAAAGTGGCACAGGTGAAAACTGGTTTGATAATAGGAACCAAACAAACTTTGAAAGCCATGAAAAATGGTGAAGTTAGTGAGGTTGTTATTGCTGATGATGCTGATCAGCATATAACAAGTAACGTGTCGCGTCTTGCTAAAGAATTGAATATCCCCTGCACACGAGTGGATTCTATGAAAAAGCTCGGAGCAGCATGTGGAATAGATGTGGGGACAGCGACAGTGGCGATAAAGCAATAA
- the rpsL gene encoding 30S ribosomal protein S12, with translation MPTINQLVRKGRVSKGKKSDSPALNKGYNSFKKSLTNQSSPQKRGVCTRVGTLTPKKPNSALRKYARVRLTNGIEVTAYIPGIGHNLQEHSVVLIRGGRVKDLPGVRYHIVRGALDTAGVDGRMQGRSKYGTKRPKK, from the coding sequence ATGCCTACAATTAATCAACTTGTACGTAAAGGTCGTGTGAGCAAGGGTAAAAAATCTGACTCACCTGCACTTAATAAAGGCTACAACAGCTTCAAAAAGTCTTTGACTAACCAATCTTCTCCTCAAAAACGTGGAGTATGTACTCGTGTTGGTACTCTAACACCTAAGAAACCGAACTCTGCACTTCGTAAATATGCTCGTGTGCGCTTGACTAATGGAATCGAAGTTACAGCTTACATTCCAGGTATCGGCCACAACCTACAAGAGCACAGTGTTGTTCTAATCCGTGGTGGACGTGTTAAGGACTTACCAGGGGTACGTTATCACATCGTTCGTGGTGCGTTAGATACTGCTGGTGTAGATGGTCGTATGCAAGGACGTTCTAAATACGGAACAAAGAGACCTAAGAAATAA
- the rpsG gene encoding 30S ribosomal protein S7 — protein sequence MPRKGPVPKRDVLPDPIHNSKLVTRLINQIMVDGQRGKAQKILYKAFELVEERSGQNAMEAFEQAMKNVMPVLEVRARRVGGSNYQVPVEVRPERRQALGLRYIVNYSRLRGEKTMEERLANEILDASNNTGASVKKREDMHKMAEANKAFAHYRW from the coding sequence ATGCCACGTAAAGGACCAGTACCAAAGCGTGATGTCTTGCCAGATCCGATTCACAACTCTAAGCTTGTAACTCGTCTAATCAACCAAATCATGGTGGATGGACAACGCGGAAAAGCTCAAAAAATTCTTTATAAAGCTTTTGAACTAGTGGAAGAGCGTAGCGGTCAAAATGCTATGGAAGCTTTTGAACAAGCAATGAAAAACGTTATGCCAGTACTTGAAGTACGCGCTCGTCGTGTTGGTGGTTCAAACTACCAAGTACCAGTTGAGGTTCGTCCAGAACGTCGTCAAGCACTAGGTCTTCGTTACATTGTAAACTACTCTCGCCTACGCGGAGAAAAAACAATGGAAGAGCGTCTAGCTAACGAAATTTTGGATGCATCCAACAACACAGGTGCTTCCGTTAAGAAACGCGAAGATATGCACAAAATGGCAGAAGCAAACAAAGCGTTTGCTCACTACCGTTGGTAA
- the fusA gene encoding elongation factor G, translated as MPREFSLEKTRNIGIMAHIDAGKTTATERILFYTGRIHKIGETHEGASQMDWMEQEQERGITITSAATTAQWKGHRINIIDTPGHVDFTVEVERSLRVLDGSVAVLDAQSGVEPQTETVWRQATTYGVPRIVFVNKMDKIGADFLYSVKTLGDRLGANAHPVQLPIGAEDDFEGIIDLITMEAFYYLDDLGTRAEARPIPDDMKDLAEEYRTKLLEAVAELDEDLMMRYLEGEEISNDELKDAVRKATLSVEFYPVFCGSAFKNKGVQLLIDGVVDYLPAPTDVPPIEGTVPQTEEKVVRKADDNEPFSALAFKVATDPFVGKLTFFRVYSGTLESGSYVKNSTKDKRERVGRILQMHANSREEISTVYAGDIAGAVGLKDTSTGDTLCEEKNLVILESMEFPEPVISVAIEPKSKADQDKMSVALGKLAEEDPTFKTETNPETGQTIISGMGELHLDIIVDRMKREFKVEANVGAPQVSYRETFRGSANVEGKFVRQSGGRGQYGHVWIKFEPNEEGAGFEFENKTVGGSVPREYIGSVEAGVKEAMENGVVAGYPLVDIRATLFDGSYHDVDSNETAFKVAASMALKAAKNKCNPVLLEPMMKVEVVIPEEYMGDIMGDITSRRGRVEGMEARGSAQVVKAFVPLAEMFGYATALRSNTQGRGTYTMHFDHYEETPKSIAEEIIKKNAGE; from the coding sequence ATGCCTAGAGAGTTCTCCTTGGAAAAGACTCGTAATATCGGTATAATGGCGCACATTGATGCTGGTAAAACAACAGCAACCGAACGTATTCTTTTCTACACAGGACGTATCCATAAAATTGGAGAAACACACGAAGGTGCTTCTCAAATGGACTGGATGGAGCAAGAGCAAGAACGTGGTATCACCATTACATCTGCTGCAACTACAGCGCAATGGAAAGGTCACCGTATCAACATCATTGATACACCAGGACACGTGGACTTCACAGTAGAAGTTGAACGTTCCCTACGTGTACTTGATGGTTCCGTTGCAGTTCTAGATGCACAATCAGGTGTTGAACCACAAACAGAAACGGTATGGCGTCAAGCTACAACGTACGGAGTTCCTAGAATTGTATTCGTAAACAAAATGGATAAAATCGGAGCTGACTTCCTTTACTCTGTTAAGACTTTAGGAGATCGCTTAGGTGCTAATGCGCATCCAGTTCAACTTCCAATCGGTGCAGAAGATGATTTCGAAGGAATTATCGACCTAATCACGATGGAAGCATTCTACTACTTAGATGACCTAGGAACTCGTGCTGAAGCTCGTCCGATTCCAGATGATATGAAGGATCTAGCTGAAGAATACCGCACAAAGCTTCTTGAAGCAGTTGCAGAGTTAGATGAAGATTTAATGATGAGATACTTAGAAGGCGAAGAAATCTCCAACGATGAACTAAAAGATGCGGTTCGTAAAGCAACTCTAAGTGTTGAATTTTATCCAGTATTCTGTGGATCTGCTTTCAAAAACAAAGGGGTTCAGCTTCTTATTGATGGAGTAGTAGATTACCTACCTGCTCCAACAGATGTACCTCCAATTGAAGGTACCGTTCCACAAACAGAAGAAAAAGTAGTTCGTAAAGCGGACGATAACGAACCATTCTCTGCACTAGCATTTAAAGTTGCAACAGACCCGTTCGTTGGTAAACTTACATTCTTCCGTGTTTACTCTGGAACATTAGAATCAGGTTCTTACGTGAAAAACTCTACGAAAGATAAGCGTGAACGTGTAGGACGTATTCTACAAATGCACGCCAACTCTCGTGAAGAGATTTCAACTGTATATGCTGGTGACATCGCTGGTGCTGTGGGTTTAAAGGATACAAGTACAGGTGATACTCTATGTGAAGAGAAAAACCTTGTCATCCTAGAGTCTATGGAATTCCCAGAGCCGGTTATCTCTGTTGCAATTGAACCGAAGTCTAAAGCTGACCAAGATAAAATGTCAGTGGCACTTGGTAAACTTGCAGAAGAGGATCCAACATTCAAAACAGAAACAAACCCTGAAACTGGTCAAACGATTATTTCTGGTATGGGTGAACTTCACCTTGATATTATCGTAGACCGTATGAAGCGTGAGTTTAAAGTGGAAGCAAACGTAGGTGCTCCTCAAGTATCCTACCGTGAAACATTCCGCGGTTCCGCTAATGTGGAAGGTAAATTTGTTCGTCAGTCTGGTGGTCGTGGTCAATATGGTCACGTTTGGATCAAGTTTGAGCCAAATGAAGAAGGTGCTGGATTTGAATTTGAAAACAAAACAGTTGGTGGATCTGTACCTCGTGAATACATTGGCTCTGTAGAAGCTGGTGTTAAAGAAGCGATGGAAAACGGTGTTGTTGCCGGATATCCACTAGTTGACATTAGAGCTACCCTATTTGATGGAAGCTACCACGATGTTGACTCGAACGAAACAGCGTTTAAAGTAGCTGCATCTATGGCACTTAAAGCTGCGAAAAACAAATGTAACCCTGTTCTACTTGAGCCAATGATGAAAGTAGAAGTTGTTATCCCAGAAGAATACATGGGTGACATCATGGGTGACATTACATCCCGTCGTGGACGTGTAGAAGGTATGGAAGCTCGTGGATCTGCTCAAGTAGTTAAAGCATTTGTACCACTAGCTGAAATGTTTGGGTATGCAACGGCACTTCGTTCTAACACGCAAGGTCGTGGAACATATACTATGCACTTTGACCACTACGAAGAAACACCTAAGAGCATTGCTGAAGAAATCATTAAGAAAAATGCTGGTGAATAA